A single genomic interval of Plodia interpunctella isolate USDA-ARS_2022_Savannah chromosome 14, ilPloInte3.2, whole genome shotgun sequence harbors:
- the LOC128675133 gene encoding G patch domain and ankyrin repeat-containing protein 1 homolog: MLTMYKKDYSNFVRPSQNKVQKTYSKSSLTGAEAKRIYLEEVQEANISTKTANTRENFSQKGSRKCKGEQVNLSNKELFLTVQCDDVDILKQALDEDPDKISVKDEYGWSLLMIACQANSVESVKELLKRDIDTSVRDKAGNSAQSLVIKNKNVGLADLLLSYKHKKVESFNKEHKNSRVKIKEEYVCETCGSTKYPDRDEHLSSTIHNINASKGKKIPTSYVIPQSNKGYQMMLRVGWDKNLGLGPDGSGKKYPIRTVQKKDRKGLGNKRNKPVPQEEQKQSKISKSNLHDRNTSLEIKFRREFY, translated from the coding sequence ATGTTAACCATGTACAAAAAGGATTATAGTAACTTCGTACGACCTTCACAAAATAAGGTCCAAAAAACATATTCCAAATCAAGTTTGACTGGTGCAGAAGCTAAACGAATTTATTTAGAAGAGGTCCAGGAAGCAAACATTTCTACGAAAACTGCTAATACGCGCGAAAATTTTTCGCAAAAAGGAAGTCGCAAATGCAAAGGAGAGCAAGTGAACTTATCCAACAAAGAATTGTTTTTAACAGTGCAGTGTGATGATGTTGACATACTCAAACAGGCGTTAGATGAAGACCCAGATAAGATAAGCGTAAAAGACGAATACGGCTGGAGTTTACTTATGATAGCATGTCAAGCTAATTCCGTGGAATCTGTTAAAGAACTTCTGAAACGAGATATTGATACATCTGTAAGAGATAAAGCAGGGAATTCTGCTCAAAGTTTGGttattaagaataaaaatgtaggtcTAGCAGATTTGTTATTAAGCTATAAACATAAGAAAGTGGAATCATTTAATAAGGAACATAAAAACTCTAGAGTGAAAATAAAGGAAGAGTATGTATGTGAAACATGTGGGTCTACAAAGTACCCTGACAGAGATGAGCATTTATCATCTACAATACATAACATTAATGCATCTAAAGGGAAGAAAATACCGACAAGCTATGTCATTCCCCAATCAAATAAAGGTTATCAGATGATGCTAAGAGTTGGCTGGGATAAGAATTTAGGATTAGGTCCTGATGGGTCTggaaaaaagtaccctatcaGAACAGTGCAGAAAAAGGACAGAAAAGGATTGggaaacaaaagaaataaacctGTACCTCAAGAGGAacaaaaacaatcaaaaattagcaaatcaaatttacatgaTAGGAACACAAGTTTAGAAATCAAATTTAGAAGGGAATTTTACTAG
- the colt gene encoding congested-like trachea protein: MSENSSPFKYFISGGFGGVCTVLAGHPMDTIKVRLQTMPLPAPGETPLYTGTWDCCKKTIQKEGFRGLYKGMSAPLTGVAPIFAISFFGFGLGKKLIKGDSEAPLTKTELFAAGAFSGIFTTSIMAPGERIKCLLQIQQGGGAPQKYNGMVDCARQLYAEGGIRSIYKGSVATILRDVPASGMYFMTYELVKEVLVPQDASNKVKMFATMVAGGCAGIANWLVGMPADVLKSRLQTAPEGTYPNGMRDVFKQLLEKEGPIALYKGVTPVMIRAFPANAACFAGFELAVSVLNWIAPGL, from the coding sequence ATGTCGGAAAATAGTAGTcctttcaaatatttcatcaGTGGCGGATTTGGTGGTGTGTGTACAGTTCTCGCAGGGCATCCCATGGACACCATAAAAGTTAGATTGCAAACTATGCCACTTCCCGCACCAGGGGAGACCCCCTTGTACACTGGTACTTGGGATTGTTGTAAAAAGACGATCCAAAAGGAGGGTTTTCGCGGTTTATACAAGGGTATGTCTGCGCCACTAACTGGAGTTGCGCCAATTTTTGCAATTAGTTTCTTCGGTTTTGGTCTcggtaaaaaattaattaaaggtGATAGCGAGGCCCCGTTGACGAAGACTGAACTATTTGCGGCGGGCGCTTTTTCTGGGATCTTCACTACGTCCATCATGGCTCCAGGAGAACGCATAAAATGTCTGCTGCAAATTCAACAAGGCGGTGGTGCACCTCAGAAATACAATGGCATGGTCGATTGTGCCAGGCAGCTATATGCAGAGGGTGGAATAAGAAGTATATACAAAGGCAGTGTGGCCACCATATTGAGAGATGTGCCAGCCAGCGGGATGTACTTCATGACTTATGAATTGGTAAAAGAAGTTCTTGTTCCTCAAGATGCTTCTAACAAGGTTAAAATGTTTGCTACAATGGTGGCAGGAGGGTGTGCTGGTATAGCTAACTGGCTGGTGGGCATGCCGGCTGATGTTTTAAAGAGTAGATTGCAGACTGCACCTGAAGGGACATACCCCAATGGAATGAGAGATGTGTTCAAGCAATTGCTAGAGAAGGAAGGTCCAATTGCATTGTACAAAGGTGTCACTCCAGTGATGATTCGGGCTTTCCCAGCCAATGCAGCTTGTTTTGCAGGCTTCGAACTTGCTGTGAGTGTCCTGAACTGGATTGCTCCAGGACTTTGA